A genome region from Sphingomonas sp. BGYR3 includes the following:
- the bchO gene encoding alpha/beta fold hydrolase BchO, translating to MTDRYPDWATEGRDWPNCAASSFVQAGGYRWHVQRMGSGPVCVLIHGTGAATHSWRDVMPLLAERYSVIAMDLPGHGFTRFVPGKRPTLEAMAEAVAALLDTLAAPPALVVGHSAGAAIGAQMLIDRGWNAPLIGLAPALMPFPGLAARLFPQLATLMFSNPVVSIIFSRMARSPGEAAKFLRRSTGSTIDARGEALYTRLFSTSGHCDGAIRMMANWRLEPLGQRIGALAGRVMLVHPSGDTAVPLSAVTAAAALIPGCETTEMRDLGHLAHEEDPARAVALIDAFARRHGVA from the coding sequence ATGACGGACCGGTATCCCGACTGGGCGACCGAGGGGCGCGACTGGCCGAACTGCGCCGCCAGCAGCTTTGTCCAGGCGGGCGGCTATCGCTGGCACGTGCAGCGAATGGGCAGCGGCCCGGTATGCGTCCTGATCCACGGCACGGGTGCCGCAACGCATAGCTGGCGCGACGTCATGCCCCTGCTGGCCGAACGATACAGCGTGATCGCCATGGACCTGCCCGGCCATGGCTTTACCCGGTTCGTACCGGGCAAGCGCCCGACGCTGGAGGCGATGGCGGAAGCGGTGGCGGCACTGCTCGACACGCTGGCGGCGCCGCCGGCGCTGGTCGTCGGTCATTCGGCGGGCGCGGCGATCGGGGCGCAGATGCTGATCGACCGGGGATGGAACGCGCCATTGATCGGGCTGGCCCCCGCGTTGATGCCCTTTCCCGGCCTTGCCGCGCGCCTGTTTCCGCAGCTGGCGACACTGATGTTCAGCAATCCCGTCGTGTCCATCATCTTTTCGCGCATGGCCCGGTCGCCGGGCGAGGCCGCCAAGTTCCTGCGCCGGTCGACCGGATCGACGATCGATGCGCGGGGCGAGGCGCTGTATACGCGGTTGTTCAGCACATCCGGGCATTGCGACGGGGCGATCCGGATGATGGCGAACTGGCGGCTGGAGCCGCTGGGCCAGCGGATCGGTGCGCTGGCCGGTCGGGTGATGCTGGTGCATCCATCGGGCGATACCGCCGTACCTTTATCGGCAGTGACAGCCGCGGCGGCGTTGATCCCCGGGTGCGAGACGACCGAGATGCGCGATCTCGGCCATCTGGCGCATGAGGAAGACCCGGCGCGGGCCGTCGCGCTGATCGACGCATTTGCGCGTCGGCACGGCGTTGCATAG
- the crtD gene encoding 1-hydroxycarotenoid 3,4-desaturase CrtD: MEREPIIVIGAGIGGLVSALLLAARGERVTVIEQAAGPGGKVRKLPVGDVGSAAVDAGPTVFTLRSVFDAIFADAGERVEDHLTLRRADILARHAWNDAETLDLHADFEASCDAVGRFAGRADEAGFRSFSAEARRIFQIVDAPFMRAAKPLPPQLMWRIGLWRVGALLAIRPYESLWKVLGEHFSDPRLVQLFGRYSTYCGSSPFRTPATLMLIADVEAQGVWAIDGGISALAAALERLARARGVTFHYGRAVGRITVARRRVSGVELADGQHLSASAIVFNGDPAALGQGLLGPAVRRATRPMRETARSLSAMVWLAEARTSGFDLAHHNVFFSDDYPAEFADIAAGRPPRNPTAYVCALDRGGGRVPDGPERFQVIVNAPANGDRHSYSDAEKDQCTSTMLERLSACGLTLADPLPHRLLTPTDFSTRFPGTGGALYGRASHGWAASFLRPGSRTAIHGLYCAGGATHPGAGVPMAALSGRLASEAVLADRPLTRWFHRRAIDGGMSTRSAMTGASG; the protein is encoded by the coding sequence ATGGAGCGCGAACCCATCATCGTCATCGGCGCCGGGATCGGCGGCCTAGTCTCTGCGCTGCTGCTTGCGGCGCGGGGCGAGCGGGTGACGGTGATCGAGCAGGCGGCCGGCCCGGGGGGCAAGGTGCGCAAGCTGCCCGTGGGCGATGTCGGCAGTGCCGCCGTCGATGCCGGGCCGACGGTGTTCACCCTGCGATCCGTATTCGATGCGATCTTTGCCGATGCGGGCGAGCGGGTGGAGGATCACCTGACGCTGCGCCGGGCCGACATTCTGGCACGCCATGCGTGGAACGATGCCGAAACCCTTGATCTTCATGCGGATTTCGAGGCGAGCTGTGATGCCGTCGGCCGCTTTGCCGGCCGCGCGGACGAGGCCGGGTTCCGCAGTTTTTCGGCCGAGGCGCGCCGCATTTTCCAGATCGTCGATGCGCCGTTCATGCGCGCCGCAAAGCCGCTGCCGCCGCAATTGATGTGGCGGATCGGCCTGTGGCGGGTCGGCGCATTGCTGGCGATCCGTCCGTACGAAAGCCTGTGGAAGGTGCTGGGCGAGCATTTCAGCGATCCCCGGCTGGTCCAGCTGTTCGGCCGATACAGCACCTATTGCGGATCATCGCCGTTCCGCACCCCAGCCACGCTGATGCTGATCGCGGATGTGGAGGCGCAGGGCGTCTGGGCAATCGATGGCGGGATCAGCGCCCTTGCCGCGGCGCTTGAGCGGCTGGCCCGGGCGCGCGGCGTCACATTCCATTACGGCCGGGCCGTCGGCCGGATCACGGTGGCGCGTCGGCGGGTGTCCGGTGTCGAACTGGCCGATGGTCAGCACCTGTCCGCCAGCGCCATCGTCTTCAACGGCGATCCGGCGGCGCTGGGTCAGGGGCTGCTGGGTCCGGCGGTGCGGCGGGCAACGCGGCCCATGCGCGAAACGGCGCGCTCGCTGTCCGCGATGGTCTGGCTGGCGGAAGCACGCACCAGCGGATTTGACCTCGCGCATCACAACGTCTTCTTTTCGGACGATTATCCGGCCGAGTTTGCCGATATCGCCGCCGGAAGGCCGCCCCGCAATCCCACCGCCTATGTCTGCGCGCTCGATCGCGGCGGCGGGCGGGTGCCGGATGGGCCGGAACGGTTTCAGGTCATCGTCAATGCCCCCGCCAATGGCGACCGGCACAGCTATTCAGATGCGGAGAAGGACCAATGCACGTCGACCATGCTCGAACGGCTCAGCGCCTGCGGCCTGACGCTGGCGGATCCGCTGCCGCACCGGCTGCTGACGCCAACGGATTTCTCGACACGCTTTCCGGGGACGGGTGGAGCCCTTTATGGACGGGCCTCGCACGGGTGGGCGGCAAGCTTCCTCCGGCCGGGCAGCCGGACAGCGATCCATGGGCTTTATTGCGCGGGCGGGGCGACGCATCCTGGCGCGGGCGTCCCGATGGCCGCCTTGTCGGGGAGGCTGGCGAGCGAGGCAGTGCTGGCCGACCGGCCTTTGACGCGGTGGTTCCACCGCAGGGCTATCGATGGTGGTATGTCGACGCGATCAGCGATGACGGGCGCTTCGGGCTGA
- a CDS encoding acetylserotonin O-methyltransferase, whose protein sequence is MPIVRAVARRRAAAQFDLVAGFVYSQLLAASVESGLIDLLRGTALTGDAIASRLGLGAAATDRLLRGCRALKLVEEPQPGLWVLGEEGAPLSANAGAMAMIRHHRILYRDLADPMALLRADRTRETALSAFWSYAAKDGAGQSGDAADYSELMAATQAMIAEQALAAYPFSRHRRMLDIGGGSGSFALAVADAAPALALGIFDLPPVAALAQARIAALPHADRFSIHPGSFRDDALPHGYDLITLIRIAHDHDDSVVAALFSKIHAALPPGGRLLIVEPMARVASAERMGDAYFGLYLWAMGQGRPRSERELTAMLTASGFASVQSVPTALPLITSAIVATR, encoded by the coding sequence ATGCCGATTGTCAGGGCGGTGGCCCGGCGACGGGCGGCGGCGCAGTTCGATTTGGTCGCCGGATTTGTCTATTCGCAACTGCTGGCCGCCAGCGTCGAATCCGGGCTGATCGACCTGCTTCGCGGGACGGCGCTGACCGGGGACGCCATCGCATCCCGGCTTGGCCTGGGCGCAGCAGCGACCGACCGGTTGCTGCGCGGATGCCGGGCATTGAAGCTGGTCGAGGAGCCGCAGCCCGGCCTGTGGGTGCTGGGCGAGGAAGGGGCGCCGTTGTCGGCCAATGCAGGCGCAATGGCGATGATCCGCCACCACCGCATCCTGTACCGCGACCTGGCCGATCCCATGGCCCTGTTGCGGGCGGACCGGACGAGGGAGACGGCCCTGTCCGCCTTCTGGTCCTATGCCGCCAAGGATGGCGCTGGTCAGTCGGGCGATGCGGCGGACTATTCCGAACTGATGGCCGCGACCCAGGCGATGATCGCGGAACAGGCGCTGGCCGCCTATCCCTTTTCCCGGCATCGGCGGATGCTGGATATTGGCGGCGGGTCGGGCAGCTTTGCCCTGGCGGTGGCCGATGCGGCACCAGCCCTGGCACTCGGCATCTTTGACCTGCCGCCCGTCGCCGCGCTGGCGCAGGCGCGAATCGCTGCCCTGCCCCATGCCGACCGGTTCAGCATCCACCCCGGCAGTTTCCGCGACGACGCGCTGCCGCACGGCTATGACCTGATCACGCTGATCCGCATTGCGCATGACCACGACGATTCGGTGGTTGCCGCCCTGTTCAGCAAAATCCATGCGGCGCTGCCCCCCGGCGGCCGGTTGCTGATCGTAGAGCCGATGGCGCGCGTGGCGAGTGCCGAACGCATGGGCGATGCCTATTTCGGCCTGTACCTGTGGGCGATGGGCCAGGGAAGGCCGCGTTCCGAGCGGGAATTGACCGCGATGCTGACCGCTTCCGGCTTTGCCTCCGTGCAATCCGTGCCCACTGCACTGCCGCTGATCACCAGCGCAATTGTTGCCACGCGTTGA
- the bchC gene encoding chlorophyll synthesis pathway protein BchC — translation MAVRRKDEGSVHGSAIIIEAPGQLTVRKTALSPLESGDVMVRTEFSGVSTGTEKLLWNGTMPTFPGMGYPLVPGYESVGEIVDAGADHRDRIGEWVFVPGASCYRDARGLFGGACRTLIVPGARALPVPRSLGQEGVLFALAATALHAMGRGAAPELIIGHGVLGRLLARLTIASGAPAPVVWETCADRSGGAAGYAIVHPDDDDRHDYRAIYDVSGDAASIDGFIRRLVRGGELILAGFYNQPIAFAFAPAFQREARISVAAEWQPEDLASVRALVGSGALDLGGLINRIEPAGQAQTAYPQAFDDPSCLKMLLDWRDCA, via the coding sequence ATGGCGGTCCGCAGGAAGGACGAGGGCAGCGTGCACGGTTCCGCCATCATTATCGAAGCGCCAGGCCAGCTGACCGTCCGGAAAACCGCGCTCAGCCCGCTGGAAAGCGGCGATGTGATGGTCCGCACCGAATTCAGCGGCGTCAGCACCGGTACCGAAAAACTGCTGTGGAACGGCACCATGCCGACCTTTCCCGGCATGGGGTATCCGCTGGTCCCCGGTTACGAGTCGGTCGGCGAAATCGTGGATGCCGGCGCGGATCACCGCGACCGCATTGGCGAATGGGTCTTTGTACCGGGCGCCAGCTGTTATCGCGATGCCCGCGGCCTGTTCGGCGGCGCGTGCCGCACCCTGATCGTGCCCGGCGCCCGCGCCCTGCCGGTCCCCCGGTCGCTGGGTCAGGAAGGCGTGCTGTTCGCACTGGCCGCAACGGCGCTTCATGCCATGGGGCGCGGCGCGGCACCTGAACTGATCATCGGGCATGGCGTGCTTGGCCGCCTGCTCGCCCGTCTGACCATCGCATCGGGTGCGCCCGCGCCCGTCGTCTGGGAAACCTGTGCAGACCGTTCCGGCGGCGCGGCAGGATATGCCATCGTGCATCCCGACGATGACGATCGGCACGATTATCGCGCCATTTATGACGTCAGCGGCGACGCGGCATCGATCGACGGGTTCATCCGTCGGCTGGTGCGTGGCGGCGAGCTGATCCTTGCCGGGTTCTACAATCAGCCCATCGCCTTTGCCTTTGCTCCCGCCTTTCAGCGCGAGGCGCGGATCAGCGTCGCCGCCGAATGGCAGCCCGAGGATCTGGCATCGGTGCGGGCGCTGGTTGGCAGCGGGGCGCTCGACCTTGGCGGCCTGATCAACCGGATCGAACCGGCCGGACAGGCGCAGACCGCCTATCCCCAGGCATTTGACGACCCGTCCTGCCTGAAAATGCTTCTCGACTGGAGGGATTGCGCGTGA
- a CDS encoding chlorophyllide a reductase iron protein subunit X, whose amino-acid sequence MTMLDLNALRDEAAHEPDPVHTGEVKKETQIIAIYGKGGSGKSFALANLSYMMAQQGKRVLLIGCDPKSDTTSLLFGGKSTPSIIETSSAKKLAGEEIGIEDVCFQRDGVFAMELGGPEVGRGCGGRGIIHGFETLEKLGFHEWGFDYVLLDFLGDVVCGGFGLPIARDMCQKVIVVASNDLQSLYVANNVCKAVEYFRRMGGNVGVAGMILNKDDGTGEANAFAEAVGIPVLTAIPANEDIRRKSANYQIIGMPGGEWGSLFEQLAENVATAPPLQPKPLDQDGLLGLFSPDDVGGSVKLVPATQADMRGGTYATKPSLEVIYDAV is encoded by the coding sequence GTGACGATGCTCGACCTGAACGCACTGCGCGACGAAGCGGCCCATGAGCCCGATCCGGTCCACACCGGCGAGGTGAAGAAGGAAACGCAGATCATCGCCATTTATGGCAAGGGCGGCAGCGGCAAATCCTTTGCGCTCGCCAACCTGAGCTACATGATGGCGCAGCAGGGCAAGCGCGTGCTGCTGATCGGCTGCGATCCCAAATCCGATACCACCAGCCTGTTGTTCGGCGGCAAATCGACCCCCTCGATCATCGAGACGTCGAGCGCGAAGAAGCTGGCGGGCGAGGAAATCGGCATAGAGGATGTCTGTTTCCAGCGCGACGGCGTGTTCGCCATGGAACTGGGCGGGCCAGAGGTTGGCCGTGGCTGCGGCGGACGCGGCATCATCCACGGCTTTGAAACGCTGGAAAAGCTGGGCTTCCACGAATGGGGCTTTGACTATGTCCTGCTCGACTTCCTGGGCGACGTGGTCTGTGGCGGCTTCGGCCTGCCGATTGCCCGTGACATGTGCCAGAAGGTGATCGTGGTCGCATCCAACGACCTGCAATCGCTGTATGTCGCCAACAATGTCTGCAAGGCGGTGGAATATTTCCGCCGCATGGGCGGCAATGTCGGCGTGGCCGGCATGATCCTGAACAAGGATGACGGCACGGGCGAGGCCAATGCCTTTGCCGAAGCGGTCGGCATTCCGGTGCTGACGGCGATCCCGGCGAACGAGGATATTCGCCGCAAATCGGCCAATTACCAGATCATCGGAATGCCCGGAGGCGAATGGGGTTCGCTGTTCGAACAGCTGGCCGAAAATGTCGCTACCGCCCCGCCGCTGCAGCCAAAGCCGCTGGATCAGGACGGGCTGCTCGGCCTGTTCTCCCCCGACGATGTCGGCGGATCGGTGAAGCTGGTCCCGGCGACCCAGGCCGATATGCGCGGCGGCACCTATGCCACCAAGCCGTCGCTGGAGGTCATTTATGACGCGGTGTAA
- the bchY gene encoding chlorophyllide a reductase subunit Y, with protein MTGPAATDRAPDRIDLGGCSSSDTLREAARAAGKSDVLDQYATDYPVGPHDQPQSMCPAFGSLRVGLRMRRTATVLSGSACCVYGLTFTAHFYGARRSVGYVPFSSETLVTGKLFEDIKEAVEQLADPEKLDTIIVTNLCVPTASGVPLRLLPDSINGVRVIGIDVPGFGVPTHAEAKDVLSGAMLRYARLEAEQGPVAAPHALPDRPSIPLLGEMFPADPMGIGLMLEPMGLAAGPVVPVREWRELYAALDGAAIAAIHPFYTASIREFQAAGRTVIGSAPVGVDGTAAWLDAVGAACGVAQSATDAAKNRFLPAIAAALAATPIRGRITVSGYEGSELLVARLLTESGAEVPYVGTACPRTPWSEADRQWLEARGTRIVYRASLEQDIAAVEEFHPDLAIGTTPVVQHAKARAIPALYFTNLISARPLMGVAGAGSLATVINAAIGNQARFDRMRDFFDGVGTGHATGIWTETPTDRPKFKAMNAARNAAAARAAEAIGS; from the coding sequence ATGACCGGCCCGGCAGCCACCGACCGCGCGCCCGATCGCATCGATCTGGGCGGCTGTTCAAGCAGCGACACGCTGCGCGAAGCCGCACGCGCGGCGGGCAAGAGCGATGTGCTCGATCAATATGCCACCGATTATCCGGTGGGGCCCCATGACCAGCCGCAATCCATGTGCCCTGCATTCGGATCGCTGCGCGTCGGCCTTCGCATGCGGCGCACGGCGACCGTGCTGTCGGGTTCGGCTTGCTGCGTCTATGGTCTGACCTTCACCGCCCATTTCTATGGCGCGCGGCGCAGCGTCGGCTATGTCCCGTTCAGTTCCGAAACGCTGGTGACGGGCAAGCTGTTCGAGGACATCAAGGAAGCCGTCGAACAGCTCGCCGATCCCGAAAAGCTCGACACGATCATCGTCACCAACCTGTGCGTCCCAACCGCCAGCGGCGTGCCGCTGCGGCTGCTGCCGGATTCGATCAATGGCGTGCGGGTCATCGGCATCGACGTGCCCGGTTTCGGCGTGCCCACCCATGCGGAGGCCAAGGACGTCCTGTCCGGCGCGATGCTACGCTATGCCCGGCTGGAGGCAGAGCAAGGGCCGGTTGCCGCGCCCCATGCCCTGCCCGACCGGCCCAGCATCCCCTTGCTGGGCGAGATGTTTCCGGCCGATCCGATGGGCATCGGCCTGATGCTGGAACCGATGGGCCTGGCCGCCGGACCTGTGGTGCCGGTGCGCGAATGGCGGGAGCTGTATGCCGCGCTGGACGGCGCAGCGATTGCCGCCATCCACCCGTTCTACACCGCCAGCATCCGCGAGTTTCAGGCCGCGGGCCGTACCGTGATCGGTTCCGCCCCCGTCGGTGTCGACGGCACGGCCGCCTGGCTGGATGCGGTCGGCGCCGCGTGCGGCGTGGCGCAAAGCGCGACGGATGCGGCCAAGAACCGATTCCTGCCTGCCATCGCGGCGGCATTGGCCGCAACGCCGATCCGGGGCCGGATTACCGTTTCGGGCTATGAAGGGTCCGAACTGCTGGTCGCCCGACTGCTGACCGAAAGCGGCGCCGAAGTGCCCTATGTCGGCACCGCCTGTCCGCGCACCCCCTGGTCCGAGGCGGACCGTCAGTGGCTGGAGGCACGCGGCACCCGCATCGTCTATCGCGCCAGCCTGGAACAGGACATTGCTGCGGTCGAAGAATTCCACCCCGATCTTGCCATCGGCACGACACCCGTCGTTCAGCACGCCAAGGCGCGCGCCATCCCGGCGCTGTATTTCACCAACCTGATTTCCGCCCGGCCGCTGATGGGCGTTGCCGGTGCAGGCAGCCTGGCCACGGTCATCAATGCCGCCATCGGCAATCAGGCGCGGTTCGACCGGATGCGCGATTTCTTCGATGGTGTCGGCACGGGCCATGCCACCGGGATCTGGACGGAAACCCCGACCGACCGGCCGAAGTTCAAGGCGATGAACGCCGCCCGCAATGCGGCCGCGGCCAGGGCAGCGGAGGCCATCGGGTCATGA